CGGGCTTGGTAGAGCCGCGCAGGCGCTGCGCGAGGGATGTTTCGAGGGTGCCGCTATTCGTCCTAAGAAAGATTTGCTTGAATCATGTCTCTGTCAGTATCTCACGTGGGCGTCATCCAACCAcaacaagagagaggcgaggctgaaATACATACATTGCTCAAGGGGTCTAGGGCGGTTGCGGCTGGCGGGGTTGAAGACATGGTTCTAACCGACACACCCTTggcttccttgtcctttcCATTTTGTAGTTGCTGAGTCGGAGTCCGGGACAGTAGAGTCGTAGAACGCTTTGCGATAGGCAGAGGCTGGGACTCTGCGTTCCCGGACGATCCGTTGGTGGGATTCTTGGTGCTACCGTCCTTTCTCGGGGCCAATTGGCTGTCGCCCACGTCCACCGGCGATGGTATTGGAGGAGGCATATTCCATGCTGTGAGTACAATACGACTCTATGGCAGGCGACAACTCGACGGAGAGTCGTAACAGCCCGAGGCGAGAGTCGCAAAGATGGTAGGATCCGAGCGGAAGGGAGAAACAAGGcggcgatgcgatgcgatgcgatgcgaagaggagaagacaagagaggaggaagcggaACGGAACGAGAGGCTGACAGGATCTGACCGAGCCTTGCGGCAAAAATCGAAGCGAGTCGAGTCACGAGCTGACCGGCCAGATAGTaaacagcagatgcaaaacCGGAAGCAAAGCAGCTCAATGAGGGCAAACCAAACGGACTACGGACAACGTCAGGCCCCGAGTGGGCCGACTAAGCTTCTTTATAAGCGGAAGGCTTATAGCGCCCCTAGAAATCGCCAATCCAGTCCGCAGGCTCCGGATACCTGGTCagggcctggcctggcctgggctgGAGAGAATTTGATGCGAGAATTGCTGAAATAGGGCTTGGCGGGTTTGCGCGCCTAATTTGCTGGATTAGTCGAACGGCAGCGCGCGCAGCCCGAGGATTTGAGATGAAAGTATGACGGATATAGCAGCGGTGGAGCAGAGGAGAGGCGCCAGGGGGATGAAGTGAAGGATCCTGGCAAGCTGAGATATTGGAGGATGGAAggattggagatgcagctgctgggggTGGAGGAGTGAGAAGTATGAATATGGCATATAATAACAATCAGCTGGtgggggagagaagatgaagaagaggaagatgatatTGAAGCGCAAgataaaaaataaaaacctgacagaaaaaaaaaaagccactTCCGGACAGCCCAGCCTTCTGTACTAGAGCTCTCCCCAAATCCGAGTACGAAGAAAAAGCACTGGaactggagaagctgcagcgcACGCGAGAGCCGTTCCGTTTTTTCTCACCCCAAAATCTCGATACGTTAGCGCTATTTAGTGCCTGTACCCGCTGCCAAGAGGACGCAAGTACCCAGTACGTGTCGCTCGTCGCATGATGACGCAGTGGCCCGCGTTTGCGCCTCGTGGAGGATCCAAAGATGCCTTGGCCAGGCGGTACCGGTACTTCATGTCATCCCCTGCACGCCCTGGGAGCTGCGTGCATTGGCATCCATTGGCATTGTGAAGGATTTCTAGAACGGAACGGCGACCTGAAGGTGAGCCTTTTTGGAGTTGCACACCGTTTTGACTCTGTTCAGAATGTCTCACTCAATAACTTCTACAGTACAGAAtacatcaacctcaacctcaacttgTCACTTTTCTGCACGATCCATCCGGCTGCATCTCTTCTCTGATGCCTTGCATGCATTCGACTCCGACCCCAATTATACGCGTAAAGGCCGGATTTCTAGTGGGTGGGAGCAGCGCAACGGTTTCCATTCTTCAACTGCAACTTCGGACTAAAAATTTCCACGTCCAGCGTTGTATGCGCACTGCCTCGGTCCGATCATTTCCTCCCCCGCCAAGGCCCGCTGACCCTGAAAAAAGTGTCAAAGTTGAGCGAGAGCGAGGGACACGACATGCATGTTCGGcgatttcttccatcatACGAGATGCGAGGTATTAATGGCAACTATGATATAACTTGAATAAGAACTAAGAGATCATCTCTTCAGAATGTATTGGTACCTGCAAGGTGTCAGCCCTGAAAATATGCAAGTAATTCGCCACTTTTTGTCCCTCGTTCATCGTTCCCGGCATCTGATCCCCTTTCAATGATGTCAATGACTTCACAGCTCCAACTCCCCGTCCCTCTCTATCTCCCCCCAACACGAAAATCACTCTCACCTAACCAACACCCTCTCAATCCAGCTGCATTCCAATAATTCCTCGGCCGACTAGCCGAGAAGAGGGTGTCCACAGCTGCCTTATGGGGCAATCGGCCAAAAAGACGCAATGCCGGACGTGCATTGGCTTCCAACGGCCGCGACAGCAAACCTCCGTATTCCGTATTTACTCGTACTCTACAGTTTCATTCTGCCTATTGTGCTGTGCCTAGATCCGCGTCCCCTCGGTTTCTAATTTAGGGCCGCTTTAGCCTATGCACTCGGCGAAGAGGATACCTATGTAGTCGTAGTCTTTGCAGGCATTCCCCATTCTCCATTGCTGACATCCCGTGTGTACTCGTAAAATGACGCGGCTGTTGGGCAGCTTGCGCAAGCGCCAAGGCCTCGAATCGAATCGACAGCTTCTTCCGGCAACCTGCGCTAGATGCAATATGGAAGCTTTTGAGCGCGACTAACAACGTGGACACGGGCGGGCGCAGTCAATGTCAAACCATCATCAAACACTCTTACTTTGAAACAGCGTCTGTGTGCTGAAACTGGGGCACTGCATGAGTAAAATAACAAAACTCCATAAAACCCCTATAGCCTCATAAATAAAGTAATCAATCCTATCTCGACGTCTATATGAAGGGGTGGAGGCGCAGACCTCGTACCTATTAATATAAGGTTGTGGGGAAGCCAATTTTAACATCTCAACTCAACAGCGATTGGGCCGGTAATAGCAGAAGCGAATGCGAGGTCAACCCGTAACATAGCTTATCATATGAGACATTAATAGCAACGTCTATATGCAGACTGTTGATGTACTCAACATCCAATTAGTATCAGCAACCAAAGTGTTTGCTACATCCAGTCTCTTCAATGCAATGCGGGCAACTCGTCACTTGTCTAGGCCAATCCAAATGCTTCCCGCAAGGCTCGCTGCAAGGCACTCTTTGTTCCTCATGCATCCCCCTCAccatgtactccgtaattaTCCAGGTGGCCAATTGGCGTGCATTCAACCTCCAATGGGCATTCTGCAGGGCAGAGCCGCAAATCTCTCGTAATTCATGCTTGTAGCCTTTACCATGTATCCTAGGTTTAGCACTTTATCCCAAGAGGAAAAATGCTTTGTCTGTCTAATTGATAATCATGGCCGACACTCCGCCCCACGACATCGGCTTGGCTGAGTTCAGACAACCTGCTGAAGAGTTATCCTCTCGTCCTCGGCATTCATCGAAACACGGCGAAAGCAGGGATTTCAGCAGCTTTAGCCTTAGACGACCTGGTTGGGAGTTACCCACTCCTCCCCAACCCTCCTCAAGTCACGGCGAAAGCAGCTCTGGTTTTGGACTACCTACCGAAGAGTTGCCCTCTCCTCCGAGACACTCCTCGAATCAGGAGATCAGCAGCGCTTTCAGCAGCTCTGCCAACCCCGATGAGGATTGGACCAAAATCTCAGATCTTGCCGAGCGCAGGAGGATACAGAACCGCATCGCTCAGCGCAACTACCGTATGTCTCTCTCACATTCTCTTTCGAACTATGAATGCAatattttctctccttttcttctcctttcacTAAAACTCATTTGCAGGCAAAAGGCTTAAACGCCGTCTGGAGGATCTTGAACGCCGCGCTGGACCAGAACAgagtgatgatgtcgagcAACCTTTGTCTGATAACCCTGGTATGGTGGATAACTGACTGTTTCTTACAACTGCCGCTAACATGTTATTGGCTCTGACCGCCTAGATTGGGATATTACTTCAGTTTACAGACTGGAATCCGAGGAATGGCAGCAACAGAAGCCTAACCCTGCAGACTGGGGCCCGGAAGATGACCAGCTGCTGTTGATAACCCGCATGCTAGGCCTCACCTGGAAAGAAATCGGTCAATACCTCCAATTCAAGACGCCTTACGCCTGCTTCATACGTCATGAGTGGCTAATGGCAGAAAGGGCGGTCGTCGACAGCTGGGATCCTCCCAAAATGCATAACCTAGCCAAGGAATATATGAGCATGCATGAAGAGATTTGGAGCGGGTTAGCAGCTCGAATTGGGGAGGATTGGAgagttgttgaagaaaaggTATGAAACGTAACAATATACCATTTTAGTACCACATCTCACGCTATCTAGTGCATGCCTAGCAGCTCTCAAAGCTCTGAGAATGCTAAAGCGGTTGATGGGCGGGAAGGTGTGATAAAAGAGTATCTGAGTATGCGTAAGGAGATCTGGAGCGGCTTGGCAGCTCGAATCGAAGAAGAGTGGTACGCCGTCGAAGAAAAGGTAGGCCTCCTTTATTTACAGCCCTTCCTTTTAGGGGATACATAACCCTGGTGTATGCTTATGCGTATACATTACTTTGTATTTTCGAGGTAAGGTATGCTCTATTGCTGATACCATTTCTATAAAAATTTAGTGTATGTCAAAGGGACTCAAACTCCTCCAAAGAACAGCCGAATTACTCGAGAAGCGCGAAAAGTTAAAACGGCTGAAAGTTCAAAGGGAACTCAGACAGCTACAGCAACCCTCCCCTGACCACCCAATAGAGTCACTGTTATATCATGAACCTCCGCAGTATCCATCTAATCAAGGAATGTGGGAAGAAAACACGGCGGCGCCTTACATAAATGATAAACAACAGTCACAGGTCTTGCAGAACGACCTGATCTCAACTCCACAGGAGCAAAATCGCCCATATAGGAAGCCAACATACGATCTGGCCGATAAGGCAAAACACAGAGAAAATGCTATTCCACCTCGTGTGAATGACAGGCAGCCATCGAGAGACTTGCGCGGCGGCCAAGCCTCAGGCACACCCACACCTATAAAGCCACCAACTAGAGCAAACCGCCTATCACACATGCGCTTACTTTCCTGGATAAGGAAAATAGCTAGACCTAGGCTTAAGCCGGGCTATAGAAGAATAGAATGGACCTGCGTAAGTTCTTATACATGCTAGTAAGATCGATATATAAGGAATAGCACGGGACTGACTGAGCTCCTTTGTCATCTGTTAGGACTGTGGCGTGGACTTGTACGGCGACTTTGTCGAAACTAAGACGTCTGATTTAGATGACCTGAAATCGTCATTAGACACGTCTGTTGATGAGAAATCTACAAACAGCTCGAGTGATTCGGAGCAGTCTCAGACCAATCCGCATCACATGATCTCAAGGTCTTCAAGTTCGAGCAGGACAACTTCAAGCAGGACAAGTTCGAACAGGACATCTTTGTCAACAGGTAGCACTGACGCATCTAGTGTCGATGCAATCCCTCCCAAATTCCTCGCCCTATGTGTCAATACCGGCGGAATGTATAAGACACTGGCCGAATTAGACATGTCGCGTATAAACTCCGACTCAGAGGCCTTTtcgcagatgaagaaggcctATCTACAGTACCGGGGCGTGCGTTCCCGCCTGCATTTCCTGGTGAAGCCGGTAACCGTCGAGTTTGTCCGCGTAAGCCTTGACTGCTTCTTCGGAGATATTGAGAGAAGCTAACACGAAGCCTGCTAGTTCACTCTCTGGAATTTGCGTCACGGATACGTCTCGGTATGTGATAGACCCAACTCGATGCCCCCCAATACCTGCATCGACTACGAGTTCATACCACCGCCAATGCCTCCCGAAATCTTTGTGCATTATCTCGAGCACGGCGACGGTGACCTTAGCCCAAACCGGTACACCTGGCTACCACGACTCCCAAAGAGGCGGAACCACAAGGTCGTTGACTGTGGAGAAGCGACTGAGGGTTGGGGCATTCACGTCATCGAAGGCCCGAATCGTGCAGCTGTATTTTGGATCGTTATGGTTACCATCTCGATTAGTATATTAGCGAGCGTGTTGTGGACCACGTTAAAGGGCGATATCCAGGGCGGTATGGGGCTCGGGGCTCTTATTGTTGCTTTGCCGCCTGTGATAATGgctgcttttctctttcggCTGGGAGCAACTTAATAgtatatctactatatctactacgtctactacgtctactacgtctactacgtctactacgtctactacgtctactacgtctactacgtctactacATCTATTACGTCTACTATAGCTGTATGTACTTATATAGAAGTAGCTAATACACTCACGCATATAGTAGTAGCAATCTTGACTTTGGGGACTATAATACCAGCTTTATAGCCATATGCGCCATGATAGCAGCACTTAAGTgtaaagtaaaataattatcAAGAGTATTGTGGAGGTAATATTCTTGATCAAGAGATCCAGTAAAGCTGTAACAGCTGTTTTAGAGCAGCACTATGCCCCAGCCTTTAGATTAAAGgtattataatacttaacTATGCTTTTCACCTTTGAAAAAATATCTAATGCGTAGTCCCATAGTTTTAGCACTTGCTCTGAAGTCTCGATTATCTAAGTGCGTTTTCACTGTAGAATAGTATTCCAGAACGTCCTGCGATGTGTCGTCCTGCAATATATTCTGTATCTCCTCTTTAATATCATGTCTGCCATCTCTTGCGTGCACTGTCGATTGGTGAACGCCTTGTTCCAACAGATATTCCACAGTTGCCAATCTCCGGCCACAGGGTATTCGGGGGCGAAAGCCGTTCTTGGAAAGAGCTAACGGCATATAAAAAGAGTAGCCAAATATCGCGTTTTCGAGAAGACCTAGAGAATCTCGAGAAAAGGTTTGAGCTAAACGACGTCGATCTGACCGGGTCACAGCTTTAATATATGGTAGAATAGAGAACTGCGCAGCCAGCCCAAGAAAAGTATTTTGGATGCGCCACCGATGCTTGTTGTCTTGTCCAGCTGACCAATGATTAGCATATTTGCCGACCATTGCCCATCCGGTTGAAGTCGTCTGGAATAGCCTATCAACCTGAGCATTAAAGGAGTTCAGTGAATTAACAAAATCCAGCGTATTCTTAGGGCTGTCTTTGACCTCGCTTGCATGCCAAAGAGCTCTCGCTACTGTATCCCAAAAGTCTCCTTGCTCGCCTAACCCCTGGTGGGATACAATGAGAGTCTCAGCTTTCAGAATACATAAGTGAGGATCGAATTCTGCGCTTGATGAACATATCAGCTGCCAATTCTCAGGTTGCATTGCCCAATCCCGCGCAGTACGGTGGATGAAATCGACAAAACCACCGCTTGTATCTGCGTTAATTTCCAAAATGCATTTTGTTCGAGCTGCgagttttcttttcaatgATTTAATAGCGACGTCTTTCCAGCTGTCATCATCTGGAAGGTCATTGATGTTTACCGAGGCAAATCTCGATTCTTCAATCAGCCACATTGTAAACCATGGCAACGGACCTTCAGCGGCATTCAGTACTTGCATCATATAAGATGCATCAAAGAGATTTTTCGGACTGATGCTAGCCCACATGATATCGTACAGAGACGAGATGTCCGAAGGGAGGGCTTTGAGAGTTTGCCGAGCCTGAGATATTGACTGCCCTTGAAGTAAAAGAGCCAACAAATGTTGCACGACTATTGAAACCCAAATGAAAACTCCATTCGCCCTCTGTACTATGTCGGTAAGAAGCTGAGTAGCGGCTCCAGCATTCAATTGTTTCTGTTCAATGAAACCTTTATTGTTCTTAAAACTTTCCGTGACAAAAATTCTCATGTCTCGTTCTGTTAGTAGGTGCATTTGCAGCATTGGGCCTTCATTAAATTCATCTTCAAATTCTGTCCATGGTCGACTTGCTGCGCATACTTTAAGCCCGCTTTGACATTGTGCCGTTATATGACGAATGAATTTGATAATTTCAGTAGGTTGCATGTCGAACTCGTCAAGCCCATCGATAAATAAGGCGAGTTTGATGTTCCTTCCACATGAAGATAACAATCTCTCAAAGGCATTCTCTATATTGTCTGGCGTCCACGCGGGAATGCCTGAGGTGCTTCTTAACACTTGACAGAACGCCCAGCGTCTCGGTGTCAGTACTGATGCCAAATCAGGACATTGATCCAGCACCTGAGACAAAATTGTCCTTTTGAGACCTTCGAGAGACTTTTGCAAAGTATTGCCGGGATTCCAGGCGTAGTACttcacaagaagaaggcgcaATGGCCCACTAGACTGGGTTTGTGTATCCCAAAAAGACTTTTGTTGTAATATTAGTTTCATTATGGTTGACTTGCCGGAGCCTGGTTTGCCTGTGATCCAGTAAACTTTATTTGAGTCATCTTCGAACCACTTAGGGAAGCTATTCCACATAGGTATGTCATGGACTTTTTGAGGTTCGTCCTCAAAAATCCAAGAATATGTCGTTTCAGAGGTATCCGAAATTGCCTCTTCGCGTGATTGTATGGTATTAAAACGAATATCTGAGGCTATAGCACGACCAACCGTGGTAGGGTTGATCTTCACCAAGGATTCATCAGTCATGGAAATATCCAGCTTCCAGTCATTCGTCCGAAGAAAGTCGATAAGTTCCTTGCGAACCGCAATCGACGCCCCGACCTCGAGATCAAGGGATCCAATTATGTCTTTTGCCAATTGCTTCAACGATAGTGGCCCTTTTCCAGTTTGAATCAGTGGTCTTAGAGCTTTCCTCAGTCTTGCCACGTCCTCATCTACCAAATGATGAATTTGGTCTTGTATTGATGCCTCCTGgtttgatgatgtcgatTGCGGATGAAAGTCTTCTTCCAATTTCTCGGTCCTTTCGAGTAAGCCAACGACCTTGTCCAGTTTATTACTAAAGTGCACTTCCCATTGCTTAGTACGCTTTGAGTCATCCCTAAGTCGTGCTCGTGAGTTAGTCTCTTGACTTAAACTGGATCTGTAATAGGAAAAAAGATGTCATTAAATCGAACGCAGACGTGCGAGGACGTACCATAGGCCCAGGATCACAGAGTCAATTACATTGCGCCTGAGAGCCTCAAGTCGCCTCCTAATCTCCTCAATATTCTTTTCATTTCTGTTGAATTCCATGATCTCTGCGTCATTCCTCTTTTGGCATTCCTTACAACTTTCCTCTCCATGTGGATGATACCGCAGATGGTCTTTGCAGTTTATCTTCTCCTTGCTCGGCGGATTGATCTTCTTTTTGATCTTCTCAAGGTCTCTAGAAAGGCTGGTGCATGTGGATAATAGCCGCAATGATTGTCCGTTGGCAGGTGTTGCGAGCTCTGAAGCCATCATATTTTCAGAAGTGGCTTGGATCCCGGAAATTTGCGACGACAAATCTTCAAAGGCTCTTAATAATTCccttttttcatcattgagtTGCCCATAGTCAGGTGTTTCCTTTCGCAGTTCCCCTCGcatatttttataatatcCCCAGCCCTTGACAAGGAGCTTTCCACCAATGTCCAGAAAT
This genomic interval from Trichoderma breve strain T069 chromosome 7 map unlocalized scaffold00008, whole genome shotgun sequence contains the following:
- a CDS encoding AAA domain-containing protein — its product is MDPLSSLAIAAAVFQFLDIGGKLLVKGWGYYKNMRGELRKETPDYGQLNDEKRELLRAFEDLSSQISGIQATSENMMASELATPANGQSLRLLSTCTSLSRDLEKIKKKINPPSKEKINCKDHLRYHPHGEESCKECQKRNDAEIMEFNRNEKNIEEIRRRLEALRRNVIDSVILGLWDDSKRTKQWEVHFSNKLDKVVGLLERTEKLEEDFHPQSTSSNQEASIQDQIHHLVDEDVARLRKALRPLIQTGKGPLSLKQLAKDIIGSLDLEVGASIAVRKELIDFLRTNDWKLDISMTDESLVKINPTTVGRAIASDIRFNTIQSREEAISDTSETTYSWIFEDEPQKVHDIPMWNSFPKWFEDDSNKVYWITGKPGSGKSTIMKLILQQKSFWDTQTQSSGPLRLLLVKYYAWNPGNTLQKSLEGLKRTILSQVLDQCPDLASVLTPRRWAFCQVLRSTSGIPANIKLALFIDGLDEFDMQPTEIIKFIRHITAQCQSGLKVCAASRPWTEFEDEFNEGPMLQMHLLTERDMRIFVTESFKNNKGFIEQKQLNAGAATQLLTDIVQRANGVFIWVSIVVQHLLALLLQGQSISQARQTLKALPSDISSLYDIMWASISPKNLFDASYMMQVLNAAEGPLPWFTMWLIEESRFASVNINDLPDDDSWKDVAIKSLKRKLAARTKCILEINADTSGGFVDFIHRTARDWAMQPENWQLICSSSAEFDPHLCILKAETLIVSHQGLGEQGDFWDTVARALWHASEVKDSPKNTLDFVNSLNSFNAQVDRLFQTTSTGWAMVGKYANHWSAGQDNKHRWRIQNTFLGLAAQFSILPYIKAVTRSDRRRLAQTFSRDSLGLLENAIFGYSFYMPLALSKNGFRPRIPCGRRLATVEYLLEQGVHQSTVHARDGRHDIKEEIQNILQDDTSQDVLEYYSTVKTHLDNRDFRASAKTMGLRIRYFFKGEKHS